ACGAAAGGGATGCAAACGAATGGTGATCTGACGAATATTCTGAGATGTAAGAAACCCGGCTCCTAATGTGTTGGACGAGTTTGAAATGATGCGCACCTTCTGTGCAAAAACTTTGGCTAGTTTTTATTTCACATGtaattttccgtgtaccttgcATCAGCGAAATAAAGGGACAGTGTTTAGCGTGTAGCTGAAAAGAAAAGAAGCGCGCGAAGGAAAATACAGTCCACTCGATTCGAAAAACGGAAAACATAGTGTATTAAGTGATGGAAGTTTTGCAACGAAGACAGTGTTCAGAACACGCTTCTAGTAATATTTTTCTTCAACTGCAGCGTAACAATCCACAAGCTATTTCTCGACTTCAATAAGATTCATCATTTACTTAGCCTTCAACAAGCACCTCTATCGGAAAGCAGCTCAACTATCTAATTAAAACCTGTTGCCAGGCTGAGAGGTGTAACTCCGCCTGGctttgtttcaatattttagcTGGCGCCATGTTCTAGCAAAACCATAGCAGCCTTGGAATTTCCCTTCCAAGCAGCCACATGCAAGGGAGTTCGACCATCATCTGAAGTAGTGCAGTCAATGTCGGCTCCCTTCGCAACCAACAACCGGATGATTTCGGGGCAGTTCTTTTCTGCTGCACAGTGTAATGGCGTCGAAGCAGTGTCAGTTCTTCCTAAATGAACGTTTGCTCCCATTTCGAGGAGAATTTTGACAGCAGCAATGGCGCCGTTCCAAGATGCCACAAACAAAGGAGTTACACCTTCATCAGAGGTTACGCAGTCAATGTCGGCTCCCTTCGCAACCAACAACCGGATGATTTCGGGGCAGTTCTTTTGTGCTGCACAGTGTAATGGCGTCGAAGCAGTGTCTGTTCTTCCTAAATGAACGTTTGCTCCCATTTCGAGGAGAATTTTGACAGCAGCAATGGCGCCGCTTAAAGATGCCACAAACAAAGGAGTTCGGCCTTCATCAGAGGTTACGCAGTCAATGTCGGCTCCCTTCGCAACCAACAACCGGATGATTTCGGGATAGTTCTTTTGTGCTGCACAGTGTAATGGCGAGTAAGCAGTGTCAGTTCTTCCTAGGAGAACGTTTGCTCCCATTTCGAGGAGAATTTTGACAGCATCAATGGCGCCGCTTAAAGATGCCACAAACAAAGGAGTTCGACCATCATCTGAGGTTGTGCAGTCAATGTCGGCTCCCTTCGCAACCAACAACCGGATGATTTCAGGGTAGTTATTTTGTGCTGCACAGTGTAATGGCGTCGAAGCAGTGTCTGTTCTTCCTAAATGAACGTTTGCTCCCATTTCGAGGAGAATTTTGACAGCATCAATGGCGCCGCTTAAAGATGCCTCAAATAAAGGAGTTCGGCCTTCATCAGAGGTTACGCAGTCAATGTCGGCTCCCTTCGCAACCAACAACCGGATGATTTCGGGATAGTTCTTTTGTGCTGCACAGTGTAATGGCGAGTAAGCAGTGTCAGTTCTTCCTAGGAGAACGTTTGCTCCCATTTCGAGGAGAATTTTGACAGCATCAATGGCGCCGCTTAAAGATGCCACAAACAAAGGAGTTCGACCATCATCTGAGGTTGTGCAGTCAATGTCGGCTCCCTTCGCAACCAACAACCGGATGATTTCAGGGTAGTTATTTTGTGCTGCACAGTGTAATGGCGTCGAAGCAGTGTCTGTTCTTCCTAAATGAACGTTTGCTCCCATTTCGAGGAGAATTTTGACAGCATCAATGGCGCCGCTTAAAGATGCCTCAAATAAAGGAGTTCGGCCTTCATCAGAGGTTACGCAGTCAATGTCGGCTCCCTTCGCAACCAACAACCGGATGATTTCGGGATAGTTCTTTTGTGCTGCACAGTGTAATGGCGAGTAAGCAGTGTCAGTTCTTCCTAGGAGAACGTTTGCTCCCATTTCGAGGAGAATTTTGACAGCATCAATGGCGCCGCTTAAAGATGCCACAAACAAAGGAGTTCGACCATCATCTGAGGTTGTGCAGTCAATGTCGGCTCCCTTCGCAACCAACAACCGGATGATTTCAGGGTAGTTATTTTGTGCTGCACAGTGTAATGGCGTCGAAGCAGTGTCTGTTCTTCCTAAATGAACGTTTGCTCCCATTTCGAGGAGAATTTTGACAGCAGCAATGGCGCCGCTTAAAGATGCCACAAACAAAGGAGTTCGGCCTTCATCAGAGGTTACGCAGTCAATGTCGGCTCCCTTCGCAACCAACAACCGGATGATTTCAGGGTAGTTATTTTGTGCTGCACAGTGTAATGGCGTCGAAGCAGTGTCTGTTCTTCCTAAATGAACGTTTGCTCCCATTTCGAGGAGAATTTTGACAGCAGCAATGGCGCCGCTTAAAGATGCCACAAACAAAGGAGTTCGGCCTTCATCAGAGGTTACGCAGTCAATGTCGGCTCCCTTCGCAACCAACAACCGGATGATTTCGGGATAGTTCTTTTGTGCTGCACAGTGTAATGGCGAGTAAGCAGTGTCAGTTCTTCCTAGGAGAACGTTTGCTCCCATTTCGAGGAGAATTTTGACAGCATCAATGGCGCCGCTTAAAGATGCCACAAACAAAGGAGTTCGACCATCATCTGAGGTTGTGCAGTCAATGTCGGCTCCCTTCGCAACCAACAACCGGATGATTTCAGGGTAGTTATTTTGTGCTGCACAGTGTAATGGCGTCGAAGCAGTGTCTGTTCTTCCTAAATGAACGTTTGCTCCCATTTCGAGGAGAATTTTGACAGCATCAATGGCGCCGCTTAAAGATGCCTCAAATAAAGGAGTTCGGCCTTCATCAGAGGTTACGCAGTCAATGTCGGCTCCCTTCGCAACCAACAACCGGATGATTTCGGGATAGTTCTTTTGTGCTGCACAGTGTAATGGCGAGTAAGCAGTGTCAGTTCTTCCTAGGAGAACGTTTGCTCCCATTTCGAGGAGAATTTTGACAGCATCAATGGCGCCGCTTAAAGATGCCACAAACAAAGGAGTTCGACCATCATCTGAGGTTGTGCAGTCAATGTCGGCTCCCTTCGCAACCAACAACCGGATGATTTCAGGGTAGTTATTTTGTGCTGCACAGTGTAATGGCGTCGAAGCAGTGTCTGTTCTTCCTAAATGAACGTTTGCTCCCATTTCGAGGAGAATTTTGACAGCAGCAATGGCGCCGCTTAAAGATGCCACAAACAAAGGAGTTACACCTTCATCAGAGGTTACGCAGTCAATGTCGGCTCCCTTCGCAACCAACAACCGGATGATTTCAGGGTAGTTATTTTGTGCTGCACAGTGTAATGGCGTCGAAGCAGTGTCTGTTCTTCCTAAATGAACGTTTGCTCCCATTTCGAGGAGAATTTTGACAGCATCAATGGCGCCGCTTAAAGATGCCTCAAATAAAGGAGTTCGGCCTTCATCAGAGGTTACGCAGTCAATGTCGGCTCCCTTCTCAACCAGCAACCGTATAATTTCAGGGTAATTATTTTTCGCAGCACAGTGTAATGGCGTCGAAGCATCGTCAGTCCTTCCTAGGCGAACGTTTGCTCCCATTTCGAGGAGAATTTTGACAGCATCAATGGCACCGTTAACAGACGCCTGAAACAAAGGAGTTCGGCCTTCATCAGAGGTTACGCAGTCAATGTCGGCCCCATTTGCAACCAACAACCGGATGATTTCAGGGTAGTTTTGTTGTGCTGCACAGTGTAATGGTGTGAAAGCTTTTTTAGTATTTCCTAGACGAACGTTTGCACCTTCATCGAGCAAAACTAGCACTTCTTTCAAATTACCAAGATAGCAAGCGCGCATTAGTGGCGTCAaatcttcagttttcagttcAAAATCAACGTCAATTCGTTCTTTTGTAACCGCGGGATGCAGCTTAGGTAGACagttttgtattaaatttagTGATTCAGATTCGGATTCCAAATCAAACGTAATGAAAGATGAGGTTTCGGCCAATAGCATATGTACAATATCGGTGTGTTTCTTCGTATTAGCGACGTCTTGAGCAGTTTTTCCATCCGTCGTAGTAGAACTTTTTATAGCCCCATTTTTCAACAATAAtcctacaatttttttgaagttttcaaatGCCGCCCAGTGCAAAGCAGTCCATCCTTTATCACTAGATACAAAATTGACGTTTGCTCCTTTGCTTACCAGAGTTTTCACCATTTCAAAGTGACCTTCTTTCGTTGCAACCAATAAGGGAGTAAGTTCCTCAAGAGCATCAGTACTTTCAATGTCAGCACCATTTTCTAACAACATTATAGCAATCTTCACGTCATTATTTTTAGCAGCTGAATGTAACGGTGTCCAACCTTCCTCAATGATTTCCTCGTTGACATtacccaaattatttttaaaaaaatcaaaagcctTTTCTATGAAGCTTTTCTGTCCTTTCTCTGTAGTGTTATTTGGATCAGCACCTTTTTCCAATAATAAACGGGCGACATCAAAATGACCATTTCTGGTAGCAAGGTGCAGTGGCGTTGATTTCTTTTGAGTCTTAATGTTCACGTTTCCTCGATGTTTTGTCAATATTCGAACAGTTTCTAAGTAGCCTTTACTGGAAGCAAAATGTAAGGCAGTTTGTCCATAAACAGTCGTTGCTCTATCGATTGCTGCTCCTTTTGTCAACAACAGTGACACAATTTCAGCAAATCCTTTCTGCGCTGCTAGATGCAACGGAGTTATTCCGCTATGTTTCGAGGCAGAGTTGACCTGTGCACCTTTATACAATAACAGCTGAACTATAGAAATATATCCCATTTCGGAAGCCATGTGTAACGCCGTCTGACCGTTTTCCTCCGTAGCACTATTGACGTTAGCTGATAAGTTTAAAAGACgcttcacaattttaatatGTCCTCGGTGCGCTGCAAAGTGTAACGCTGTCCAACCATTCAGCCAATTTATGGAATCATTTATGCAGCCTGGTTTGTTATATGTTATTAAGCTAACAAGCGAGATATAACCAAACTCGGCAGCTTTCAGAAGGATTATGCGATGATGTTTGAGAATATGTGTaccattatattttttaaatttatcaaagatTTCAATTTCATCTGTTATTATAGAATTTTCAACAATACCTAATGCGTAGGAGAATGCTTTTCTTTCAAACTCGCGCCGGGAAGATGgcaaaatctttaaaagttgCTTTAATAGAATACTAgctttgaaacaaaaatcagagcattcatttatttttattgacgcTATTTCcgccaaaaaaaatacaatctgAGTACGATCTTTAAGGATAAGACATTTGATTATAATATCATggatgaaattttcaagttcatCACCCTCTAACGTTGAGTATTTATCCCATAAAAACTGTGCCACAAAATATTCAGCTAAGGTTTGATGAACAAACTTAGCCTTTCCATCAGCTACTAGTACTATAAATCCAGTCCTGTCAACAGAATTTTTCATTTGATGTAAAAATATATGCACAGCTTTCAATTCTGTCTTTGACAGAACTATTTTTGTTTCATCTGCGTTGAACAGAGTACAGATTGCAGCTAACCTGTaattatctttatttttttctctatgtTCATTTATATGTTGCTTGTTGGATAGAATCGTTGTATTGATGGTAGTTTTTTCCTTGACCCATACattgaatttcaaatcaatGAATTTTTCGTATAATGTGACTGAAtcaattttttctaatttaaactGGCCATCATGCGTGTTGCaataagtttgaaaattgtattcaaTTAACTCAGCTATCATTTTTATCTGCAATGGTATACTTATTAAATCATGCTCTCCATGACGAGTGGATTGAGGTAGATTCGATAGAACGCGATTTAAGTAATCGTCAAAAGTGTTTCtttcatttgtattattttttaatatttttgtacaaaaatttaaaatataattttcagcctCCTTTCTAACAAGCGGTTTCAACGTAAATGCGTCAACTTTAAGAATTTCTTCCAGTTCtttttgaaattcaccaaaacgAGTTGTCACCCAAAGTTTACCAGCAAAGTTATCTCTACAAATCTGTATCAATGTTGTTGCCATGCTTGTGTAATTGGGACTGATTTCATCAAAACCGTCaaaaagaaaacatattttctgatgatcacaaaaccatcgaaaaacCTTCCTTTCGAACGATTCAACCTCGCTTGTTGAGTCACTTTCCTGAAAGTTTAAATGATTCATTAAAAAGTTCAACACTTGTTCATTTCTCAGTGTAGTATTGTTTTTATTCCATTGATCAAATTGGGCAGAACAGTCCAAGAGATTGATTCTTACTATCCAACTCGCAAgattgtcatttttcatttgAGCAGCAAGCCAAGTAAGTAAAGTTGATTTTCCCATTCCTGGTGCCGCTACGACAAGTGCGACTTTATCGCGAATTTTCATGGGCTCAAATGTTTGCTGTTTTGCATCAAGCAGAACTCGATCAATATAAAATCTCAATgaattatcatttttatcaaaagaaCTTGCTGTTGAAATGACTAATCGTTCACCATTAATGAGCTTTTCCAAAGTTACTGCATCCAGCAAAGTTATTGGAGCTTCGTTCATTAATGTTTCCAACGGCACCAAGTTGCCTTGAAACAAAACGTCCCTTTCGAGAAGGTTCTTCTGACATTCATGTTCAAGATCGCATAAAATTGTTTCGTCAGCTATTGAACTGCAGTCGCTACAGCATTGTTTTTTAGTAATAATGATTAGTTTATCGATATTTTGACGAATTTTCCCGATAGCTTTCGCATCTGTTTCTGATAGATATgccaaaattaaacatttcggTTTTATGGTAGCTAATACTTTAACAATTTGTTCGATTTCTGTTTCACGAATGAAAACATATTTATATTCGGTTCCTTGATCGCGGAAGTACTGTACCAGTTTCAAGGAACTTATTTTAGGGGTACTGGTAAAAACATTCATACAAAATGAGTTCCCTTTTAGATTTCGCTGGTAAAAGTTAGCCCACGTGGATTTTTTTGCCTCCTCAATGTCAAATTGGACAAAGTTATTTCTTATTTTGTCCATTCCTATGTAATGTAATTTCTCTAATTCCACTTCATTTGCAGTCATTTCAAAATATGCGCAATTTTTATCAAGAAACCGTACATGTCCAGATTGCTTCCACCAGCGTTCGACTGCAGCGTAAGATTTAGAATAAATCAGTTCGTCattatcgtatttttttgttgctttaatGTTGCGCCTAACAATTTCTTCCAAGTTGTCCTCTGTGGCTTGTTCCAAGTAGAATCttagtttttccaaaaaatcgtttGAAAGTTGCTCAAGCTCCTCATCAGTGGGAATAAAAGGATCctcaagaatttttgaaacttctaaaCCTAAAGTTTTGGCTTTTCTACTGGAAACTTCCATTACCTTTTCATTGCTGAAAAGTTGCAGTAGATCAGAACTAttgtagttgttgttgttttcataTTTCAGCGTTTTgattccattttttaaattttttgtgtcGCAGTTCTGTAATAATAGTAGCCTGGCCAGCATCTCTGCCACTACATTCTTATGCCATGCTCTAAAAGATTCTTTTAAAGCCTCTGTGTACTTTATTTGAACTATCTTTCCAGACTCTTTTGTATGTAGTGTGTTTAACTCGGTTGAATTTGTACAGTTAGATGCATTTGGTAAATTTAACTTAGCTGGCGTGAAAATTATTAGTTCTAACTCAGATGCATCATATTCTCCTTGAAATATCAGGGACTTACTGGTCGGGCCAAACATGTACCGAATCTTGAGATAGCTCTCATAATATTTACTCAAATGAAAATCTCCACTTGTATCTTTAGTATTAATCAAATCTCGAAAATTTATAGTATGGTCTGGTTTTTTGTGTTTAGTTTGAACACAGCAAACACGGGATTTACCTCCATCGAAGGTCCTGAACACGACGTCGTCAAAAGCACCGGCATCGTCCAAGTTGTTTCCCAAGTAAAAGTCCTCGATTTGGCCATCTTGAAGCAACCGAAACAAAACCATCGTCAGGAGTTTCGTTTCGTAAAACTGACCCACGGCGGCTGTTCCCGGTCGTTTGATGAaggtgtttttgaaataatcattgaagaCGGCCTCGATTGCTTGCTTTTGTTGGTCATCCAAATGCGAACACAACTCAAAGGGCGTCTTGTTATCTGCGTTCTTTGCTTCATTGTAGGCTCCCTTGGCCAGAAAAAGTCGAACAACGTCTGCATTGCCGATGGTGACAGCTCTATGTAGTGGTGTTTCTATTTTGACATTCTTGTCAATGATGATAAGATCTGCAAAAGTGTTTAGGAGATTTTCGATCTCCAGGACATCACTTTTGTCGATGGCACCCATTAACAGAGGCATTTGTTTGTTGTTCATGTTTGTTTGAAGAGTTCGTTGTTGTTtgagctaaaaaaaatcatgaaaattaatTCATCTTTCGgaacattgatttttatttatgctTACACGAGTTTATATTGTCGCTGTTTCTGCTGCGTACCACTTTCGATGAGTATTTGATTAAAAACCTGCAAAAGAATCTTAGATGCATTATTTTATTCGGTTTGGTTGAGATTGAGCGGAGAGACAgggatttttcttaaattagaTTTACCCTCATAAAATAACATTCATGCAGGTTAATATTtggggaaaaaaagaaaatcggcCAAGAACTTACAGACGCGTTTGAAAATTACAGCGGTATCTTGGTTTAACAAAGCAAACATGTAcgctttggttttttttttaatttaaaatatatttcctGAGCAGAGCTTACAAAGGAtgtcattgaaatttaaaatggagCAGACGTAAATTAGATGATCTACAGTTAGTAAATTCTATGCAGTTTGAAAAGTCCCAATCCACGGTTTCTGACACGCACACTATGATGCTGTGTTTATACTTTTTTTCGCAGACacaggcaaatcgagtagacgaACTCGCCTGTAAAAAAaagctgtttaccacgtgctcgtggtataacTAAGGACACAGCTGACTTGATTTGCCTATGTATGCGTGTAAATGTTGTTAcgaactaacacactctcgcgcgttGATATCTCTTATAGAGCTGCTGTAGATACTCTACTCCAgccattctcaaccttcttctaggctggtacacCCTAccgtgtaaatcaagtaggctcggtacccccgttgagaatcgctgctctactcgatttgcctatggcTGCGTAAAACTAATTTAAACACAGCATCATAGTGTGCGTGTCAGAAaccgtggatatctctattgtGTGATCAGTGGTGTGATCAGTGATCTCCACGGTTTCTCGCGCACACACCATGATTCTGTGATAGTATTCGTATTcaaagtattgttttggtttcgatcggttgtgattggctgaattccaagcagctgattttgacgtttcaagTTGACTACCCCCACAAAGGCTGTGATTGGCTGAATTTCAAGCACGTGGTTTAACAGCTTGTCTAAATTTGTAAACAATCCAACAATTGGAATTTGATGTCCGTTTTTTCGCTAGATTCGCTGTTATTCCAGCGATGCCTGGCTCGGAAAGACAGCTTCCATACAGTTTCAACAGCTTTATGAAATAAagcgattttttgaataaaaaaaaatacattttcagcattttttggtATTGCAAAGTGTGCCAATAACACGAACGATCATAATCTGTGTGTATTTCTGCGTAGTATTGTagttatttttgataatttgagtTAATCGTTGAaacagaaaaaagttttaatcaaACATAATTGATAAGTGACCGTAAAAACgcttgaacatttttgaaaaacctcgaATAACTGATGAgtatttcgacggtaacatttcaaaaggcatcatgtacattttgacactttctgggatATTGCATATTGCataaatgagcaaaagttacttcagtttaagcatgattttaaataaagtaacataatcaaaatctctgccatcagcagtctctgtttatatagccctgtcaacctgtcaaacaaaagactacataaacctcgtgacgaaaaaaagcatcatgaacaaagtgccatgtacattcggcgcagaaaaacgaatcataacaaagcgcccccctcaatgacagcagggtgatatcgacgttggtgatttcaaaaggagttatgtttgttttactcaaataaaattacggaaatgatgttttattgaatttggatgatcaagtatcaataaaagcaacgttttttatcgtttgttattattagaacatcttattttgcttttatattaaaatgggaattgaaaatggatgctcaacattcaaatgcgtttttctcaaaacgcatggtttgaacatgatgctttttgaaatgttggcgtcgattcAAGTCAATTATTGTCAATATGCAGTAATATGACTCTAATGGTTTGATTTATCGTTAATACACATGTACAAAGCAAACCTGatttaaatcgatttttcagaaatgcagtTTTGACAAAACATAAGACAATTAAACTCAGCCCCTATGTTGTATATATGTCGTTTGATTCATTTTCATGATCTAAAACATTCATCGatgtaaaaataattatttgaatcagttaaaaataaaaatctgcatttttttattgaggttttgcagcgcgactgcgtttcaaatgtaggtggcgccaaaatgaggttacttgcctaaaatcgtatgcctttctgccgattaaagaacaaaatcgcttatttctcatggttccctgcatcaatcttaatgaaactggttgcaaaagacgagaaaaaatttttgctttgaaataatgaacatcattttttgggcgcgcaaaaattggtgacctttttcttttaaaaacatgttttggaacacgaaaaaattagtttcctcgtatatatcaatgaaataaacaattatatagttgataacagatgtgttaacgtatattcaacaatttttattgatttttgacagactttcttgccaaatagtccaaattactatctttttctaaatttacagttttctcatagaaaaat
This is a stretch of genomic DNA from Culex pipiens pallens isolate TS chromosome 1, TS_CPP_V2, whole genome shotgun sequence. It encodes these proteins:
- the LOC120413312 gene encoding uncharacterized protein LOC120413312 isoform X1 — encoded protein: MNNKQMPLLMGAIDKSDVLEIENLLNTFADLIIIDKNVKIETPLHRAVTIGNADVVRLFLAKGAYNEAKNADNKTPFELCSHLDDQQKQAIEAVFNDYFKNTFIKRPGTAAVGQFYETKLLTMVLFRLLQDGQIEDFYLGNNLDDAGAFDDVVFRTFDGGKSRVCCVQTKHKKPDHTINFRDLINTKDTSGDFHLSKYYESYLKIRYMFGPTSKSLIFQGEYDASELELIIFTPAKLNLPNASNCTNSTELNTLHTKESGKIVQIKYTEALKESFRAWHKNVVAEMLARLLLLQNCDTKNLKNGIKTLKYENNNNYNSSDLLQLFSNEKVMEVSSRKAKTLGLEVSKILEDPFIPTDEELEQLSNDFLEKLRFYLEQATEDNLEEIVRRNIKATKKYDNDELIYSKSYAAVERWWKQSGHVRFLDKNCAYFEMTANEVELEKLHYIGMDKIRNNFVQFDIEEAKKSTWANFYQRNLKGNSFCMNVFTSTPKISSLKLVQYFRDQGTEYKYVFIRETEIEQIVKVLATIKPKCLILAYLSETDAKAIGKIRQNIDKLIIITKKQCCSDCSSIADETILCDLEHECQKNLLERDVLFQGNLVPLETLMNEAPITLLDAVTLEKLINGERLVISTASSFDKNDNSLRFYIDRVLLDAKQQTFEPMKIRDKVALVVAAPGMGKSTLLTWLAAQMKNDNLASWIVRINLLDCSAQFDQWNKNNTTLRNEQVLNFLMNHLNFQESDSTSEVESFERKVFRWFCDHQKICFLFDGFDEISPNYTSMATTLIQICRDNFAGKLWVTTRFGEFQKELEEILKVDAFTLKPLVRKEAENYILNFCTKILKNNTNERNTFDDYLNRVLSNLPQSTRHGEHDLISIPLQIKMIAELIEYNFQTYCNTHDGQFKLEKIDSVTLYEKFIDLKFNVWVKEKTTINTTILSNKQHINEHREKNKDNYRLAAICTLFNADETKIVLSKTELKAVHIFLHQMKNSVDRTGFIVLVADGKAKFVHQTLAEYFVAQFLWDKYSTLEGDELENFIHDIIIKCLILKDRTQIVFFLAEIASIKINECSDFCFKASILLKQLLKILPSSRREFERKAFSYALGIVENSIITDEIEIFDKFKKYNGTHILKHHRIILLKAAEFGYISLVSLITYNKPGCINDSINWLNGWTALHFAAHRGHIKIVKRLLNLSANVNSATEENGQTALHMASEMGYISIVQLLLYKGAQVNSASKHSGITPLHLAAQKGFAEIVSLLLTKGAAIDRATTVYGQTALHFASSKGYLETVRILTKHRGNVNIKTQKKSTPLHLATRNGHFDVARLLLEKGADPNNTTEKGQKSFIEKAFDFFKNNLGNVNEEIIEEGWTPLHSAAKNNDVKIAIMLLENGADIESTDALEELTPLLVATKEGHFEMVKTLVSKGANVNFVSSDKGWTALHWAAFENFKKIVGLLLKNGAIKSSTTTDGKTAQDVANTKKHTDIVHMLLAETSSFITFDLESESESLNLIQNCLPKLHPAVTKERIDVDFELKTEDLTPLMRACYLGNLKEVLVLLDEGANVRLGNTKKAFTPLHCAAQQNYPEIIRLLVANGADIDCVTSDEGRTPLFQASVNGAIDAVKILLEMGANVRLGRTDDASTPLHCAAKNNYPEIIRLLVEKGADIDCVTSDEGRTPLFEASLSGAIDAVKILLEMGANVHLGRTDTASTPLHCAAQNNYPEIIRLLVAKGADIDCVTSDEGVTPLFVASLSGAIAAVKILLEMGANVHLGRTDTASTPLHCAAQNNYPEIIRLLVAKGADIDCTTSDDGRTPLFVASLSGAIDAVKILLEMGANVLLGRTDTAYSPLHCAAQKNYPEIIRLLVAKGADIDCVTSDEGRTPLFEASLSGAIDAVKILLEMGANVHLGRTDTASTPLHCAAQNNYPEIIRLLVAKGADIDCTTSDDGRTPLFVASLSGAIDAVKILLEMGANVLLGRTDTAYSPLHCAAQKNYPEIIRLLVAKGADIDCVTSDEGRTPLFVASLSGAIAAVKILLEMGANVHLGRTDTASTPLHCAAQNNYPEIIRLLVAKGADIDCVTSDEGRTPLFVASLSGAIAAVKILLEMGANVHLGRTDTASTPLHCAAQNNYPEIIRLLVAKGADIDCTTSDDGRTPLFVASLSGAIDAVKILLEMGANVLLGRTDTAYSPLHCAAQKNYPEIIRLLVAKGADIDCVTSDEGRTPLFEASLSGAIDAVKILLEMGANVHLGRTDTASTPLHCAAQNNYPEIIRLLVAKGADIDCTTSDDGRTPLFVASLSGAIDAVKILLEMGANVLLGRTDTAYSPLHCAAQKNYPEIIRLLVAKGADIDCVTSDEGRTPLFEASLSGAIDAVKILLEMGANVHLGRTDTASTPLHCAAQNNYPEIIRLLVAKGADIDCTTSDDGRTPLFVASLSGAIDAVKILLEMGANVLLGRTDTAYSPLHCAAQKNYPEIIRLLVAKGADIDCVTSDEGRTPLFVASLSGAIAAVKILLEMGANVHLGRTDTASTPLHCAAQKNCPEIIRLLVAKGADIDCVTSDEGVTPLFVASWNGAIAAVKILLEMGANVHLGRTDTASTPLHCAAEKNCPEIIRLLVAKGADIDCTTSDDGRTPLHVAAWKGNSKAAMVLLEHGAS